The Mustela nigripes isolate SB6536 chromosome 6, MUSNIG.SB6536, whole genome shotgun sequence DNA window ACTGTTCTAAAGTTTAGGCAAGTTCCAGGAAAGATGGAAACACCACAGATTTAAGAAAATCAATGGGAATATGCAAATTAGGCATATGGGGGTTGATACAAGAGCCATGTCTTCTgattcagagaaattaagagagtgtttctggtttttggtttttttccccaaactaaaaaggtatttgaggggtgcctgggtggctcagtcagttatatctgccttcagctcaggtcacgatctcagggtcctgggatcaagcctggcatctggctccctgcttcttggGAAGACTgcgtctctctcttctctgcctctccccttgttgtgctgtctttctcaaataaataaataaagtcttttaaaataataataaaaaaggtattTGAAATTTACcactttctctgtttcctttccaattttcttAAGCTCATGAAAGCAGTAATTCTGGAacactgatttcatttccctCCCATTCTTCTCCTTACATATAGCCATCAAGTTCTAAACTGTAAACGTAACtggctttgttttctgtgttttcttttaagtgttcACAGTTACCATGCATTTGGTAAGGGTTTCTCCTTCCTAGTTTGCCCTGACgctctgtctttctgtgtttcagggaagaagagcccaGACCTAGGGGAGTATGACCCCCTCACACAGGCGGATAGTGACGAGAGCGAGGATGATCTTGTTCTCAACTTGCAGCAGAAGAATGGAGGGGTCAAAAATGGGAAGAGCCCTCTGGGAGAAGTGCCAGAGCCTGACTCAGATGCTGAAGCTGTGGGGGCTGCAAAGCCACATCTTTCAGAGGTCGCCACAGAGGGATACCCCTCAGAGCCCCTTGGGGGCCTGGAGCAGAAGGCAACCTCTTCCATCGTGTCTTATGTGCGCACCTCTGTCTTTCTGCTAACTTTGGTCATCTCCATGATCCTGGTGCTCGTATGTGCTTTCCTGATCCCGTGTCCTCCCAGAGATCTGCACAGCACTTGGAGCCGCCACCTGGGCCCCCAGGGAGGTGAGTCGTAGGATTTCTCGCCCCAATTCTGTAAAATTTCATGATTACCTGTAATTCTGTAAAACTTCTGGTTACATTGAAAATTCCCTCCAGGTCCTACTACAAATAAATGTGTATCCTATAGCATCTCTTTCCCCATGTGTGGAGGTGGTTAGGAAGTTAAgattggaaataaaacaaaaagatagatTGATACTGCTTAAGAAGATCACTGCCCTGTTGTGTTTCTGTTGGCGTTGGCCTTAATTAGATGCAGAGAGGACAGAGTTTTGGTTTCCTGGGTCCCTGCAGTGCAGCCAACACAGTatgaggagaaaacaaagctgtAGGTCAGGCTGTTGACCAAGAAGAGTAAGTCTCAGGGCCTGGCCAGACCAGAGGCCGGGGCTTTTGTAGGACCCTCAGGCATTTGGTGATTATAGGAGCCTGACCtggtttgaattttaaaataatttcaagtgaAATCAACTTGCTTTCTTGCAgtaagttttctttcttgctcCTAATGGTTGGGGAGGAACCACCTGAGTGACTCTAGCTATTGTGTCTCATTCTGGAGCAGGTTTCTTTGAAACGGCTTGCTCTGGGTCAGCAAGGGGTTTACATCTCAACTGTGAGTGCTGAGCAGTCTTGTGTTTTGTCAACTTCATGGGGGTGAAGGGGTTCAGAACACACTACCCCAAAATATGTTGCTTTGGCATATTGTTTATTTTGAACCGAAGGCACATGAATAACAACAGATGCAAGAAGGGCACTCTGACCTTGACCTCTAATTTGTCCTGGAAGGCAGGAGATGAAACGCCCATGTACAAGATGCCCTCCCAGTACCAGGAGGAAAGAAACTCATCAACAGAGACGGGGAGTTGAGGCCGAAGGGAGTGTATACAAACAGACCTTGTTAAAATAACTCTTATCTTCCTGTAGTCTCTGGATCCATGTTCGTTCCCCTTCCAGGGCTGTTCAGGGCTCTATATTCGATGAGTACAGAAGCCCTGAGGCCTCCCCACCTCTGCTGCAGGCCTTTATGTTCCTGTGAGGGCTCCCATGGACATGGGGAatcttattaaataaatttgagtcctttccttttcttaatctctcttaTTAATCAGTTATCTCATTATCTCTCCTGTTACTCAGTCCCAGCTAGAAACCCTAAGAGGGTAGAGGAGAAGTTTTTCCTCCCCTTCAATACTCCCAGATCCCTACATCATCTTGATCTAGATATATTTACCTTTGGCGAGTCACTGATCCCAGCTGATTCAGCTTCGGATCAGTTGTTCTGTGATCTCACTATTATTGTCTCTCTCAAGGCAAAACTGAGTAGATGTGACTTACGGTGTGTTCCCACCACATAAGAGATCTCTCACTTCGTTTTttgatggttctttttttttgaagattttatttgtttatttgtgagagggagcagagataggaagagagagcatgagtggggaagagagggagaagcaggctcccactgggcagggagcctaacaaggggctcaatgtgggactcaatcccaggaccctgggatcatgacctgagccaaaggcagatacttagctgACTGAACTACCCACATGTCCCCCTTTTTTGATGGTTCTAAGTGAGCTcttataatatttgtatatggtgtaaagaCTAGGAACAGGTTGTTGGTATACCCACCGACTTTAGGAAATCGGacattgaggtgcctgggtggctcagtcagttaagcatcaggctcttgatttcagctcagtcataatctcaaggtcctgggatcaagccctgtgttgggctccatgcttagcagagagtctgcttgagaattctctccctccctcgccTTCTACCCCTGCCCCtaccactcctgctctctctccccctgtcagtctctaaaataaataaatctttaaaaaaaaaaagaaagaaagaaagaaataggatatTATAAAGACCATTGAAACCCCCATGTGTCTCTCCTTACCAAAGCTACCTCTTCCTGCCAAAGAGTTCTACCATCCTGAGTTTTGAGtcattatactttttttcttttttttaagattttatttatctgacagagatcacaagctgacagagaggcaggcagagagagagaggaagggaaatgggctccctgctgcgcggagagcccgatgcagggctggatcccaggaccctaagattgtgacccgagccgaaggcagaggctttaacccactgagccacccaggcgccccgagtcaTTATACTTTCCGTTAAAATTTCACCACATGGTAAAATAATTTTGcctattttgaattttgtataaATGTAATTAAGCAGTCTTCTGTGACTTGTTTTTAGCATGttcataaaagcattttataGACATCAGTATTGATGCTGTGTAACTAGagcttattcattttttccactGTCTCATTTCCTATGGTGTGGAGAGCCCATGGTTTATTGGTCTATTTTACTGTTGATAAGCGTTTTGGtggcttctgttttttaaaaaatcattattgcCACTAGGAAAATTCCTGTGCATTTTTCCTGATACAATATGTAAGAATTTCTCTCGGCCATTAACTTATGACTGATATTGCTAGGTCATACGGTGTGTGCATGTGCCAGCCTAGTAGTTTatgttaaattgttttccatggtGTTTTTACCAGTTTGCACTTCCACCAGCCATGCATTGGGTTCTCTCCATATCTGGCAGACATCCTCTGACTGTACACTGTCGAGGGGCAGGACAGCACTGTCTGCCTTGTCGCTGCCCAGGCTGGAAGcccaggcttcctgccaggcCTCTGCTGACACCGCTCTGGCAGGGGTGGGCGTCTGCCTCATTAATGCCGGGTCGGGTAGAGCTGTAGGCTTCCCTGGTGTGTGGAAGACCCTTGGTGGGGAGGAAAGTCCTGGCTCCCCACCTGGCCTTCTCTGACATGACCTTGGTTGGGAGATGAAGGGGTGCCTTCCTGTAGCTGGGCAAAGGTGGAAATCTAGGCTCCCGTTTAGGCTTTGTTGTGGGGATAGGGCTGCAGTTCTCTCTGTGTGGCATTTGGTTGGAGTAGAACATTTATGAtctaaaactttttctttcttgctatgCTGTTCTTTCTTGGACCTTCAGCTAGAGGAGTCAGCTTTTCTTGGGCCTTTTTTGTCTGTACCTGTTGGCATTTCTGGGTTGCCGGCTTCTGCAGCACCTTGTCTGGGACATGGGAGGCCAGAAGAAAACCCGGGGTGGAGGGTCATCACCTGTCGTTCCTTGGGCTTCTCAGCCCCTAGCCAACCTACCTTCTCCCCACCTTAGAGTCTTCTTACATTTGTGTTCTCTGTAATGTGCAGGGAGTTTAGGTATACTTAGAGGAATAGGCAGAATTGTGTGTACTCTATCTTATTTAGGAACCAGGAGTCTGCCTGGTTTTTATGAAGGTGCTGGCAGTGCCATGTGTCTGTTCCCTTTCTAACCTGGAGTAGAGAACTGTTTTGTGGTGACTTAACTcaggactttttttgttttttatgtgctTATCAGGTGGGGACCTGTCTCCATTGGAATTGGCTGATGTGAATGGAGACGGCCTACGTGATGTCCTTCTCTCCTTTGTAACTTCATGGAACGGGAGTGCAATTGGTAAGAGACATGCATGTGTTTTAGAGGCTACTACAGGAGAAGCTCAGTGATTGCAGGGGCTGTGAGCTAAGAGAAAGCTCCAGGGTTGTGTCCTGAAGGGCACTGTAGAAAAGGGTCAGGAGTGAACAGAAAGTCATCATGGGTCTATCATACATGACAGACATTGTCAGTAAGCTCCTGCGTATCAGTAAAGcttatttgaagaaatcatgGAGATCTGCAGCTGGAAGGAATTTTAGTAGTCCCCCAGTCCCATGAAGAAGGGAGGATCCAGAGAAGTGACTTATGCACACACTTGAAATGGCGATGAACAGCATTAGTCCTTAAGGTTCTTGAGTTTTCTCCCAGCCAATTTTCCATTGCTTCTTAGATTATAGTAAATGCTGACACAACCCTACCTTACCAACCACAGTAGAAAAGCTTCTTGTTCATCTTCTAAAATATCTTTACCCACATTATCATGGCCGTGTGCTTTCTTTTTACTGATtctgtctcctcctttctctctgctctccgTCCTGCTGTCTGCTTTGGAAGGCTGACCAGTACACGTTATGTCAACAGGCTCCCTTGCCTGCCGGTTTCCTGTTGGGTTTGGCCAATGGGGAGTCTAGGCAAGAAACTGGAGGAGAGGaaatgagtggggagagagggcatTTATTCTCTTGGCTTCCTCCCCTTCAGGATGACCTCAGGCCAGCTACTTCCTTGATCCTAGGTCACATCCTCTCTAATGGTGGTCCTCTTATAGGACTTTCTTTTTCTGGATTCCAGGAATCACTTTCTCTCCTGTCTTTTTCGGCCTATGAATGATTACGTTCTGAGGGACTGTGCTATCTCTCATGGTTTCCCTGTACCCTGACCACATCTTTGTAAATAATCTCTTTATTAAACCTTACACAACTTAATTGAGTGTGCTGATACACAtcagctaaaaaaaagaaaaaggttgtaTTTTCAGCGTGGGTACACAGGGGCTCCTGGTTTGTCCTGTGACACCCATTAAAGTGACAGCAACCCACAGTCTGTGAACTGAGACAGTAAGTCTGGTGTGCAGCCCTGGTAGCTACCCTTTAATGATCTGGGAGCTGGGATAACATCTAGGTATGTTTTAGAGAATTCTaggctgcctgcctctctgggatTATTAGAAGAACCTTTCTGAGTTTTATGTAATACGTAGAAGCAACTTAGGAATAGGTGTGTTTACAGAGAGGACCTTCAGCCTAGAAGGTTGACTTTTGGCTTTAATTGAcgttaatttacatttttttttctgcctatgACTCATTAGCCTTTGAAGTAAAAATTTTCCCCAACCACTTTTAGATTTGGAGATCTGTTTTAATCATTTGGTATTTTACACAGTTTGCTATTTATCAGGACTCGTATGGTAAGGCTATGGGTTTGGACATAATACGGGCCAGCCTGATTTGGTTGCAGATTATAAAAACAATAGAGCCAAGTGTAAGTGCATAACATATGTTGTGAGTGAATGTATCCCTCCACATAACCCAACAGGGTAGACTAATATTCTTACCCCCTATTTGCAGATAGGGAAACCGAGACAAGGGGAGGTTAAGGAACTGGTTCAGATTCCACACCGGGTAAATAAGAGAGCTGGTATCCAAACGGTGTAGCTGAGAGACTGTCTCTGGAGTTCATGTGCTTGGCCCCTAAGTTTTCCCAATTATTCTTGGGAAACTGCAGGGGCTTTATCAGCTGATTCCATGGGACTCTCGACCAGGAAGATCTACTGATCATTGCTGAGTTGTAATCTTCaggtttatttttcaaatatttactttttctgcTTTCAGGGAGCACTTGCTAGCAACAATTAGAATTCACATATTCCTTTGCTCTGTACATATTTTAGATCAGTCTCACTTTTCTGAGCATgcctttccttgattttttttttgtttgtttgtttgtttttgttgctgctgttgttcttAACAATGACTTTCCTATATTCTGGATTTTTGCTCCTTTTATTCAGCAGATTGATTGGTTGCTGTATGTGTAGGTGCTGTGTGAGGCTCTGAAACTCCAGAAATGAATGGGATGGTCTTTATCCTTCAGGATATGACAATTTGGTGGGGGCTGAAGTGACAGACATGGAAGCAGGCATGCTGGGAGGGGTGCAGGATGcacacagggtgcctggatgaGGTCCACAGCATGTCCTGACATGAGGAATGTGTTGAGCTTCTATACTAGGTACTCTGTTGTCAGACTTAGTACCAGAAGTACAGGAGGCCGTGGAATGCACAGGTGTGAGCTGCCTTAGCACCATTTACTTGTGGTTCTGGCCTCCTGCTCACCTGGGCTGTTtaccttctctgccttctttccatTCCTGTGTCTCTTGTGTGCTTTTAGGTGTCTCAAAGGCAGCCGCTATTCTCGTGTGCCTCTCGGGAATGAATGGCAGCACACTCTGGTCCAGTCCTCTCCCCGAGGAGGCCCGGGATATTACATGTTTGAATCTGATGCCAGGAAGCGTGGCTGAAACCATCTGCCTTGTGACAGGGACACACAGAATGTTCAGTGCATTCAATGCGACATCAGGTAAAGGTCATTCCACGGAAGTCTCTGTTTGGGGATCAGAACGGTCTTATATGGAAGGGACCTTTCCACTTTCACACAGTGGAAAGTCTGTTTGGGCTCCTTTGGAAGGTGAATTTAAGGTAAACAGAGAAAGGGTTTGACTAGGTTGAGTAATAGGTCATGGTTAAACCTGTTTGGTGATAGGATGGAGCTAAACTGAGTTACCCAAACAGAAACTACCCTGAGGCTTTTGGTTTCTAAGTAGTCCTACTTTGTACAAGACAGCTGGGCTTTGTCCCTTCATATTTGATATAGATGGGGTCCTTGTGTAAACTTACCCatttaccacttaaaaaaatggtcagggaattaaagttttaaaaattcaaaaaaaaaaaaagatcagggaaGAAAGTAAGGTTTGTTGATGCTTGTTGAATTGGGCTTTTGACTACTTTCTATATTTAGACACCCATGACATGAGGAACGAGAGAGAATCAAATATAATGAAAGCCCCATGTAAAACCGTAAGTGTCCTGCTTGTGAATGCTTTAGACTTGACCAAAGCTGGACACGTAGCAACCTTCCAGTTTCAGAGGTTGAAGTTTGGTAGTGGGGTAATTCTGAGTGAAAAAAACTTTAAGTTAACTGCAGAATTAAAGTCCTTTTGAAAACCTCCTGTGACTCCCCTGCTCATGTGAGCACATGGTGGGACAGAGAGAGTTGGTCTGGTTGGCTGCCCCTGGATGGTTCCTCAGAAATCGTAATAATCTCTAACAGATCAGTTCCTCTGCCCCAGACAAGTGGGCTCCTCTTTCTTGGAGAGACTTCAGCACCTCCATTTTATCTAAAAAACCTAGGTGTGAAGTTATCACATGGGTTTCTTAGTCAGACGCTTAAGGATTTCAGATCACACTCCTGTGCCCTTCATCCCCAGTAAgattaaaactaaaagaaaaggtAAGGAGTTGCTGGCTGTCATTTGCCCATTGAGTTTCTCTCTTACCTGGAAGCTCTGCATCTGCCCTTTCCAGAGGCTGAAGCTATCATTGTGATCAGCTTATTTGTCACCCCTAGGGAAAGCCATTTGGACTTTAAACCCAAACTACTTATCCAATGGTACCCTGGCTGCCCCAGGGGTGGTGCTGCCGGACTTGGATGAAGATGGCGTTAGAGACCTTGTCGTTCTGGCCATTGGGGAATTGCAGGTATGCTCTACGTCcgattgtctctgtttctcatAGGAAGTGCTTCAACTTCAGTCAGTTCTAGTACGGGTATCATAAATGCTGCTTGAACCTTTTAACAAGGGCTTAGGCTTAAGAAAATTCTCTCTCGgagatttaatgaaaaaattgCCATCATGAACTTATTTTCCCAGCAGTCTCATTATGTTCCCATTGACTGTGGCAGGGTGGAACTTGGGCACCAGAGAGGTTTGTGTTTAAATTCCTGCTCCACTGTAgccctgtggccttgggcaagccaTGGAATCTCTCCAAGATGTAACACAGAAATGTTCTATCTAGAACAGGGGCTGTTGTGAAAGCCGGAGCTACCATATTTGAACTGCGTAAAGTAGTGCCTATTTTTTACCGTGTGGGTGTATTGTTAGTTGTATTAGACATACTTAACCTTTATGTAAAACCACAAGACAGCTCATAGAATAGATATGGAACACATCATATATTGAGTAAGTAATAACAGCAATGACCTAAGAAAGGACGTTGTATACAGGCTATGACAATAGACCTGGAGTCCAGGACATTTGTCCTTAAATTATGCTCCTTGATTATGCTTTGCAGGAGCTCCAGTGGACTAGGGCTAGTACTCTGTGTACAGATAAAATAATAGTAGTTTTCCTTCCTAAATCACAGGAAAGAGTACATTGACGAGCACATGTATCTCCATTTTTACTCCCATATCTCCATTTTACTCCGTATATCTCCATTTTTACTCCTAACACTTTTTTTGAGCTTGTGCCAAAAGTTCCTTTAAGACGTCTTCTCAGACTTCCTACGTGGGTTTGCCAGGAAATGCTGGTGGACGAAAGAATTGAACAATTGGCAACTAATATTTGTGGGAAAATGTGGATATAgatcattttgctttatttgatttattttaattttaagagaccTTGTGTTTGCTGTTGTGATTTTTGTAGTGCATATACAAGGTGTAGAGTTATGAAATCTGCAAGTAAAATGATTTAGAATAGAATGAAATCCAttagtattttatggttttctgcCAGGAGCACCATAAGTAAACTGAAAGTGCTTCTCCAGTCACTGAGCACTGTTTGGGGAGCATTGTTCTAGGACATCTGGCAATACTTTGTGAGATGAGAACAAAGAAGTAAGGTAAATTTCTGAAGACTAGTGAGTTTGGAGGGTACTTTATTAGTTTTCCTTCCACTAGCAAGTTGGTCTCAAAGTAGATTGAACCCCaaactcaacaaatacttacataatcttttttaatCCCAATCATTGTGAATTTCAGTAACTACATCCATCAGGGAGTGATTTTCTGAAGTTCCCGAAGTGGAAAGTATGGGGAGTTTCTTCTTAACGGTTTAATGAGGTATGGTTAGTGGAGGCATAGCAAGTTTATATGTCCTGAGCGAGTTTAACAATCTTGGCCTTCATACCCTATTCATTGCCAGTGGTGGCTGACAGGCTAGAGGTTGAGGCTTTTAGGGACCCTCCACAGTGAGGCAGCCTCTGTTGAAGGAACTGGCTTCTTGCCTACTCCtactctgtaattttttttctttctttttctttttttgtcttaacCAAACAGCAAAAAAAGTGTACTGTCCAACTTGCCTCacagaatttacttatttacacATAGTGTAGAGATATGAATAGTGTCCATTCTGTCTGAAAAGTGATAGTACTAGAAAAATCGCAGAAAAATGATGGGTTTAGAGCAGCCTCACCTTTATACTGACCTCTTTTGACCTCTAATGCCAGCAACAAGGAACCTGGGGAACCCAAGCTCTGGTTTATTCTAAGCTACAGTATGGAATGTTCTCTCTTCTTAAGGAATGGAACGTATTAGGTCTATGACTTAGAGTGATGCATTCTTAGATCTGGGTTTAGAGTGAGGTGGGCTTGGGACAGAGGAACTGTTGGCTTGGGGTTAGTGGAACTTATCTGGCCTAGAACGTTAGTGGGAAGGGACCTCAAAGCCATGTGGTTGATCCTCTCACACCATGTTAGAATCACTGATACAGTATTCCAGACACATTGGCCCCTACTCTCCTCAAGTCCTCAGGCCAATGGGAATATCACTGATTTGTAacactgttcttttcatttttggtcAGGTCTAGAAAATTCTGTCATATTGGTAAGAATTCTACTTTCTCATAGCTTCTACTCACTGTTCCAGCATCAGCTACTTTGAATGAATATATTCCTCTTTCTACATAAAAGCCCATTCACCTTAGCCACATCGCACTAAGCCTGCTACTTGCAAGGCTAACTGCCCCCAGTTTCTTCTGTTGTCCCCCATGCATCATGAAGTCTAGAGtcctctctttcttgctttctttccctttgcattCCGTTTTAtccatatttcttaaaatgtcataCCTGTGTCTGGAAACCGTATTCTGTTTGTGATATAACCAGTTATATCAGTGTAAGGAAATACTACTTCTTTTGATACAGGCCTTGTATTTCTAATAACATAGCTGAAGATTGTGGTGGCCTTCCTaagattttgcatttatttataatctattaAAGTACCACCccttttaattaatcaattaattaatggccccatttcttctttcagattttgACTCATCTTTCAAACCTAAGACTTCTTTGAATTTCTAGTTTGTCATAGAGCATATTAGCTATCCCTTTCAGCTTTGTGATGAGCTTGTGATaagctattcattcattcaagtctTTGAGAAGAGTGATTAGTAGGAATGGGACAGTAGCAGGGTGGTGTGACATTCCACAGAAACCTCCCTTGTAGATTGGCATTGACTCACTCTgggtacactgaaaactgtatcTTTCTGTCTTGTCCAAAAGAATTAATGACGCTAAACTTTGTCAGAAGCTTTACGGAAGTCAGCTTATCAGTACAATTCTCATATTTCCCAATTGGTGATTCTATTGCTGAAAGAAAACCCTCTAGAGCAGAGGATGGTAGACTGTGTGACCTGTAGACCAGATTTGGCCCactgcttgtttttgtaaatacagttttattggaGCATAGCCAATGcctattttcttattattatccATGGCTGCTTTCACGCTATGGCAGTCAACTAGTTGCTTCAGAAACCATCTGGCTTGCAAAACCTACAATGCCATTTGACTCTTCACAGGGCAGTTTTGCTGGTCTCTGCTTGAGAGTAAGGTTGATAGTAGCCAGGCAGGCTAGACATGTAATGTTACGATGGGAGAGGCTGCCTGTATTGATTTTAGTTGGGACCAAATATTACTGGCGATTTCTGGGTGTGAGAGTAGAGACCGGGAGTCAGCAGTCCTGTAGTTAGCTCTGGGCTAGAAATCTGTGCCTCAGAAGATTTCATCTAGAAACAACCGTGTTTCAGAGAAATTGCCTGAGCTACCGTACAGATGGTTTTTGCACATATCTACCAAAGGAATGGGAACGTTGGCTTCATTTTCTTGCTTCCAGGGGAAGAACGTGAAGCAGGTTTGGCTTTATGCTTTCCAACTTTGGGAAGTGTTTCTGAACCCTTAGCTAATCAGGAATCAGTAATGTCTGGAGAAACTACTTGGTTAAGGAAACAATATGGCATCTACTGACTCTgtctttttctacttcttcagCCAGATCTGTGCTTTCTGCTGGTGTCTGGCCGGACAGGGAGTCCAGTGGGCCGACCCGTGAAGTACAACATCGTGGGAGTGGGGAATCTGATTGGTCCTCAGGTTTATGTCACCACAAATGGGGCTGTCTACATCCTGTTTGGCTTTGGTAAGAAGCAAAGCTAGTTTTTTTGCCGTTCCCCATCTGTGTGTG harbors:
- the FAM234B gene encoding protein FAM234B, which codes for MATVLSRALKLPGKKSPDLGEYDPLTQADSDESEDDLVLNLQQKNGGVKNGKSPLGEVPEPDSDAEAVGAAKPHLSEVATEGYPSEPLGGLEQKATSSIVSYVRTSVFLLTLVISMILVLVCAFLIPCPPRDLHSTWSRHLGPQGGGDLSPLELADVNGDGLRDVLLSFVTSWNGSAIGVSKAAAILVCLSGMNGSTLWSSPLPEEARDITCLNLMPGSVAETICLVTGTHRMFSAFNATSGKAIWTLNPNYLSNGTLAAPGVVLPDLDEDGVRDLVVLAIGELQPDLCFLLVSGRTGSPVGRPVKYNIVGVGNLIGPQVYVTTNGAVYILFGFGNIQAVALRDIFVQAQNRDSLPPSLQIEEPEWEKRRSINLSELIDIYSDGVELLQMVKAPDSNCSNLLITTRQGLILLRGQNLTPSWTLSLQGLHSQPTPGYFTDDQTLDFLLQKQDGVGMKKMVVVDGDSGSIPWSYSAPCHLKETPTTSAVTADQKSVFLFWAEGTSAASPSSDVIPGTGPPSLHHLYLLHPAFPSILLDLANATGTVTASEVGINDLWKDAFYVTRTTGPSSEGHLAPLVVSKLSLRWALMEGQVVQLEDTTPKIGRGELRRFLSRIKFVDPPHQM